TCGAAAGAAAGGACCAATAGAATTAAATTATAATTGATAGGCATATTTTCTCGGCCACTCAATGATATCGTATAAATGAAATGTGAAACATTAAAAACAGCGTAATAAGATGAAAACGAGCGTAAAACATGGGAAAGACCGGTAAAGAAACAGGGGAATATATCAAAATCATAGGAAAGTCCGACAATGTGGAATTTATGCATAGGAGAATCAGATAATATGCGAATAAAACCATGTGAGACATAGGAATAAAGGCAACGAAAGATACATCGGCAATATTGGAGGTACGAGACACATTTATTGTTATAAAAGACCATGTAAGCAAAATATACATATCACGTTTCTGCAACAAGGGAAATATGGCAAAACTcttttcattcttcttccttttcttcttctgtgGCACTTTCCAATTGAGAACAAATGGATGGAGTGAACTGAACTTCACTTGCCCTGCCTGGACTAATGTCTTGCTGCAAGGAATAGCTTTACCTGCCTCTTTGGGGGACATCCAATATGTTTCTCTCACGCCATCGCTATTTATTTCAACTTCAGAGTCGGGCTTCGCGACTTACAACAAAATAGTTCCTCTATGGAATAACTCTGACTCTTATCACCCTCTCGCCAATTTCACTACCCACTTTTCTTTCTCTCAAACGGTTGGCATAGTATCCAGGGCTGGAATCGTTTTTTTCATGGCTTCTTCTGACTTGAAGCCGCCTGTAAATGCCACTGGTCTCTTTAATCAGACATCTCATGGCAACTTCTCCAATCATATTGTAGCGGTGGGGTTTGATTCGTTCATCAATCATTTCGAGTTTGTTGACAACATTGTAAAAATCAATGTGAATAATGTTGTTTGCATGGTTAATATCTCTGCCAACAATCCCTGTGTCGACGACGGCGTGAGATGTGACGCATGGATCGATTACGACGGGGTAGCAAAGAAACTCCAAGTATTTCTTGCATGTCTAAAAAATTCTTCACGAATTTTTGCGCTTAAACCCACAATACCGATCTTGTCGTATAAAATAGACCTCACTCAGATTCTTCCTCAGAATGTCACGGTTGGCTTCTCCGCTTCAACCGACTTTTATTCAGTGATGGCCCACGACATTTACAGTTGGGAGTTTTCTTCTCTGTATTCATGGGAAATTCACACGCAGTCCAAAATTCCAGCGTACCAGACAAATAGGAGAAGCAATGCTATTCTGTCGTTTATTATAGCCTGCGTGGCGGTGGTAGTGATAACAATGGTCGGTTTGGCGCTTCTCTTAACCCAGTGGCGGCATGGTAATACAAACAAGCTGAAAAGCAGAGAACTGGACAAACAGTTTGCTCAAGGCCCGCGTAAGTTTTCCTACGCTGTCCTCCGCGCTGCGACGAAGAACTTCAGCAATGAGCAGATGCTTGGAAAAGGAGGCTTCGGACAAGTCTACAGAGGCATCTTGTCTCCGTCAAAGGAAAACGTGGCAGTGAAAAGAATATCGCAATGCTCCAAACAAGGGCAAAAGGAATATATTTCAGAAGTGAGTATAATCTCTAAGCTGAGGCATCGGAACCTTGTGCAACTCCACGGATGGTGCCATGAAAAGGGCCGCCTGCTTCTTGTCTACGAGTTTCTGCCCAATGGAAGCCTTGACAAATATTTGTTTGGGGAGCAAAGCAAGGGTGATTTAAATTGGGATCTGAGGTACAGTATTGCCTGTGACATAGCCTCTGCTCTTCTATATCTTCACGAAGAGTGGGACCAGCGCGTTGTGCACAGAGATATAAAGGCCAGCAATGTAATGTTGGATGCCCAATTCAAAGCAAAGTTGGGGGATTTTGGGCTGGCGAGAGTGGTGGAACGTGAGCGTGGAGTCTCCGACACAACAGTGGTGGCAGGCACATTTGGTTATCTTGCACCCGAATGTGTCGTTACCAGAAAAGCAAGCTTAGAATCGGACGTCTTCAGCTTTGGAGCAGTGTGTCTGGAAATTGCGTGCGGAAGGAGGGCTGTGGATCGGAGCTTGGATGATCATAATTGGAGATTAGTCGAATGGGTGTGGGACTTGTATGGAAAGGGGAAGATTTTGGACGCCGCAGATGCAAAGCTGGGTGGAAATTTCTATGGCGATGACATGGAAACCGTGTTATTAGTGGGGTTGTTGTGCTCTCATCCAGATCCCAAAGCCAGACTGAGCATAAGACAGGTGGTTGATATCCTGAAAATGAAAGCTCCACTCCCTCTTCTTCC
The nucleotide sequence above comes from Cryptomeria japonica chromosome 11, Sugi_1.0, whole genome shotgun sequence. Encoded proteins:
- the LOC131066428 gene encoding L-type lectin-domain containing receptor kinase IX.1-like — translated: MAKLFSFFFLFFFCGTFQLRTNGWSELNFTCPAWTNVLLQGIALPASLGDIQYVSLTPSLFISTSESGFATYNKIVPLWNNSDSYHPLANFTTHFSFSQTVGIVSRAGIVFFMASSDLKPPVNATGLFNQTSHGNFSNHIVAVGFDSFINHFEFVDNIVKINVNNVVCMVNISANNPCVDDGVRCDAWIDYDGVAKKLQVFLACLKNSSRIFALKPTIPILSYKIDLTQILPQNVTVGFSASTDFYSVMAHDIYSWEFSSLYSWEIHTQSKIPAYQTNRRSNAILSFIIACVAVVVITMVGLALLLTQWRHGNTNKLKSRELDKQFAQGPRKFSYAVLRAATKNFSNEQMLGKGGFGQVYRGILSPSKENVAVKRISQCSKQGQKEYISEVSIISKLRHRNLVQLHGWCHEKGRLLLVYEFLPNGSLDKYLFGEQSKGDLNWDLRYSIACDIASALLYLHEEWDQRVVHRDIKASNVMLDAQFKAKLGDFGLARVVERERGVSDTTVVAGTFGYLAPECVVTRKASLESDVFSFGAVCLEIACGRRAVDRSLDDHNWRLVEWVWDLYGKGKILDAADAKLGGNFYGDDMETVLLVGLLCSHPDPKARLSIRQVVDILKMKAPLPLLPLTYPETVYTTSHGPVFALSFIYDGTFRTAESSWNIESA